A single genomic interval of Scatophagus argus isolate fScaArg1 chromosome 22, fScaArg1.pri, whole genome shotgun sequence harbors:
- the LOC124054022 gene encoding cryptochrome-1-like, giving the protein MVINTIHWFRKGLRLHDNPSLKESLLGADTVRCVYILDPWFAGSSNVGINRWRFLLQSLEDLDSSLRKLNSRLFVIRGQPTDVFPRLFKEWNISRLSYEYDSEPFGKERDAAIKKLASEAGVEVTVRISHTLYDLDKIIELNGGQSPLTYKRFQTLISRMDPVEVPAESITAEIMGKCTTPLSEDHDDKFGVPSLEELGFDTEGLSSAVWPGGETEALTRLERHLERKAWVANFERPRMNANSLLASPTGLSPYLRFGCLSCRLFYFKLTDLYRKVKKNSSPPLSLYGQLLWREFFYTAATNNPCFDKMENNPICVQIPWDRNAEALAKWAEGRTGFPWIDAIMTQLRQEGWIHHLARHAVACFLTRGDLWIGWEEGMKVFEELLLDADWSVNAGSWMWLSCSSFFQQFFHCYCPVGFGRRTDPNGDYIRRYLPILRGFPAKYIYDPWNAPESVQKAAKCIIGVHYPKPMVHHAEASRLNIERMKQIYQQLSCYRGLGLLATVPSNSNGNRNSSSETGFPVEASHDATATAASGYQMPVRSQGDWQSGVMMYMQEDPQTSISTHQQGYAGASSSVMCYTQGTQQIPGPAVHKGPEHQCASQSSGKRHSEDSGNGKSSKVQRQSSH; this is encoded by the exons ATGGTCATTAATACGATCCACTGGTTCAGGAAGGGCTTGCGGCTCCACGACAACCCGTCGCTCAAGGAATCTCTGCTGGGAGCGGATACTGTCCGCTGCGTCTACATCCTCGACCCCTGGTTCGCGGGATCTTCCAACGTTGGCATCAACAGGTGGAG GTTCTTACTGCAGAGTCTTGAGGACTTGGACTCCAGCCTCCGTAAGCTCAACTCTCGACTCTTTGTGATACGAGGCCAACCCACTGATGTCTTTCCCAGACTTTTCAAG gAGTGGAATATTTCTCGTTTGTCTTACGAGTACGACTCTGAGCCCTTTGGCAAAGAGCGAGATGCAGCTATTAAGAAACTGGCCTCTGAGGCTGGAGTGGAGGTGACAGTTCGCATCTCCCACACACTCTATGATCTGGACAA gaTCATAGAGTTGAATGGGGGTCAGTCCCCTCTCACCTACAAGCGGTTCCAGACCCTCATCAGTCGTATGGACCCAGTGGAGGTGCCTGCAGAGTCCATCACGGCGGAAATCATGGGGAAGTGCACCACGCCGCTGTCCGAAGACCATGACGACAAGTTTGGGGTCCCCTCCTTGGAGGAACTGG GTTTTGACACTGAGGGTCTGTCCTCAGCTGTGTGGCCCGGGGGTGAGACTGAAGCTCTCACACGGCTCGAGAGGCATTTGGAGAGGAAG GCCTGGGTGGCCAACTTCGAGCGTCCCAGAATGAACGCCAACTCGCTGCTCGCCAGCCCGACAGGCCTCAGCCCATACCTGCGCTTCGGCTGCCTCTCCTGTCGCCTCTTCTACTTCAAACTCACCGACCTCTACAGGAAG GTGAAGAAGAACAGCTCCCCTCCTCTGTCGCTCTACGGTCAGCTTCTCTGGCGCGAGTTCTTCTACACGGCAGCCACCAACAACCCCTGCTTCGACAAGATGGAGAACAACCCCATCTGTGTTCAGATTCCATGGGACCGCAACGCAGAGGCGCTCGCCAAGTGGGCGGAGGGCCGGACTGGCTTTCCCTGGATCGACGCCATCATGACTCAGCTGCGGCAGGAGGGCTGGATCCACCACCTGGCTCGACACGCTGTGGCCTGTTTCCTGACCAGAGGAGATCTGTGGATCGGCTGGGAGGAGGGCATGAAG gtgtttgaggagctgctgctggatgcCGACTGGAGTGTGAACGCAGGCAGCTGGATGTGGctctcctgcagctccttcttCCAGCAGTTCTTCCACTGCTACTGCCCTGTGGGTTTTGGCCGACGCACGGACCCCAATGGAGACTACATACG GCGCTACTTGCCCATTCTGAGAGGGTTTCCAGCCAAGTACATTTATGATCCCTGGAACGCTCCGGAGAGCGTGCAGAAGGCAGCCAAATGTATTATTGGAGTGCATTACCCCAAGCCCATGGTGCACCACGCAGAGGCCAGCCGCCTCAACATTGAGCGAATGAAACAGATCTACCAACAGCTCTCCTGTTACAGAGGCCTCG GCCTTTTGGCTACAGTTCCGTCCAACTCTAACGGCAACAGAAACAGTAGCAGTGAGACGGGATTCCCTGTTGAAGCTTCACATGATGCTACTGCCACTGCTGCGTCTG GGTATCAGATGCCCGTTCGCTCCCAGGGAGACTGGCAAAGCGGAGTCATGATGTACATGCAGGAAGATCCACAAACCAGCATCAGCACACACCAGCAGG GTTATGCAGGTGCCAGTTCCAGTGTGATGTGTTACACTCAAGGCACACAGCAGATTCCGGGACCTGCAGTCCACAAAG GACCTGAACACCAGTGCGCCTCTCAGTCCAGCGGCAAACGGCACAGCGAGGACTCTGGGAATGGCAAAAGCTCTAAAGTCCAGAGACAGAGCAGCCACTAG
- the tnnt2c gene encoding troponin T2c, cardiac yields MSDIEEIVEEYEEEEEEQQEEEEEEVNEEEEVAEEEEENQTDETEKKEEQAEETEHEEESKPRHKTTYVPNIAPPKLPDGEKVDFDDLHRKRLEKDFNDLQTLIESHFSTRQKEEEELVALRNRIERRRSDRAEQQRVRAEQDRERQARLAEERARREEEAAKVRAEEEAKKKKIFSNKSFGSYLQKVDQKKGKKLTAREEKKKALMERRKPLNIDHLNQEKLAEKAQDLWQWLHQLHAEKFELAEKLKRQKYDIYVLRNRVSDHQRGSKASKTSRGAKGKSGSWK; encoded by the coding sequence ATGTCAGACATTGAGGAGATTGTGGAGGAgtacgaggaggaggaagaggagcagcaggaggaggaggaggaggaggtgaatgaggaggaagaagtggctgaagaggaggaagagaaccAGACTGATGAAACggagaagaaagaagaacagGCAGAGGAGACTGAGCATGAGGAGGAGTCCAAACCGCGGCATAAGACAACTTACGTGCCAAATATTGCTCCTCCAAAGCTCCCCGATGGTGAGAAAGTGGATTTCGATGACCTGCACCGCAAGAGACTGGAAAAGGATTTCAACGACCTCCAGACGCTGATCGAGTCGCATTTTTCCACCCgccagaaagaggaggaagagctggTGGCGCTGCGAAACCGCATCGAACGCCGTCGGTCCGACAGAGCGGAACAACAGCGAGTCCGCGCCGAGCAGGATCGTGAACGCCAAGCGCGTCTGGCCGAGGAGAGGGCGAGGCGTGAGGAGGAGGCAGCCAAAGTGCGTGCTGAGGAGgaggcaaagaagaagaagatcttCTCCAACAAGTCCTTTGGCAGCTACCTGCAGAAGGTGGACCAGAAGAAGGGCAAGAAGCTGACGGCacgagaggagaagaagaaggccCTGATGGAGCGCCGGAAGCCACTGAACATCGACCATCTGAACCAGGAGAAGCTGGCCGAGAAGGCGCAGGACCTCTGGCAGTGGCTCCACCAGCTGCACGCAGAGAAGTTCGAGCTGGCTGAAAAGCTCAAGAGGCAGAAGTACGACATCTACGTCCTGCGAAACCGAGTCAGTGACCACCAGAGGGGCTCCAAAGCTTCCAAGACGTCCCGCGGGGCCAAGGGCAAGTCTGGCTCCTGGAAGTGA
- the LOC124054028 gene encoding transcription termination factor 2, mitochondrial-like isoform X1, with translation MQWWTVTTIHLLKYCTGFSWQILDPLQSTMLRVTTASLCTYCRRTRLLLPPFAPASTVSSPTKRPENQQTVDSLYKLSVDIRKVRKFKGWVLCESSAYVSETADLLRDMGADTPVIARILETHPEAVLCRPEDVTAQRDLWVSVCPNEHELMSIIEKFPASFFTLTQHDNQRANILYLQSLRLSKRIIGKLMACAPQSFSRPVKLNQEVIQTLRETYLDLGGDEGNLRLWLQKLLSQNPYILLRPAEAWRDSLGFLREQGFTTEELLSLVSRLRASISELQPKAMQQALAYIEGALDCSKDELKQVVLLCPAILYYSLPILAGRFQGLMDVGVSMEQVKESPNVLELTTQIVLYRIQKLASYGYHVQSGSLDVIVGTKKDFEMSYGKLQLRQQRPLFNPVAPLRSAED, from the exons ATGCAGTGGTGGACTGTGACTacaatacatttactcaagtactgcacgGGCTTCTCATGGCAAATTCTGG ATCCACTACAGTCGACAATGCTCAGGGTCACCACTGCCTCCTTGTGCACCTACTGCCGGAGGACAAGgctcctcctgcctccctttGCCCCTGCCTCCACAGTGAGTTCACCCACAAAAAGACCGGAGAACCAGCAAACTGTTGACTCCCTCTACAAACTGTCTGTGGACATCCGAAAGGTACGCAAGTTCAAGGGCTGGGTTCTGTGTGAGAGCTCTGCGTATGTGTCCGAAACCGCCGACCTGCTGAGGGACATGGGTGCGGACACACCAGTGATCGCTCGCATCCTGGAGACTCACCCTGAAGCTGTCCTGTGTCGGCCGGAGGACGTGACCGCCCAGCGAGACCTTTGGGTGTCCGTGTGCCCCAACGAACACGAACTGATGAGTATCATTGAGAAGTTCCCTGCTTCTTTCTTCACATTAACGCAACACGACAACCAACGGGCCAACATCCTTTACCTCCAGAGTCTGCGCCTCAGCAAGAGGATCATCGGCAAACTGATGGCCTGCGCCCCACAGAGCTTCAGTCGACCCGTGAAGCTGAACCAAGAGGTCATCCAGACTCTGAGGGAGACCTACCTGGACTTGGGCGGCGATGAGGGCAACCTACGCCTCTGGCTGCAGAAGCTCCTCAGCCAGAACCCGTACATCCTACTGCGGCCAGCTGAAGCCTGGagggacagtctgggcttcctGAGGGAGCAGGGCTTCACCACAGAGGAGCTCCTCAGCCTGGTCTCGAGGCTCAGAGCCTCCATCTCAGAGCTGCAGCCGAAGGCCATGCAGCAGGCGCTGGCCTACATTGAGGGGGCTTTGGACTGCTCCAAGGACGAACTCAAGCAAGTAGTTCTCCTTTGCCCGGCCATTTTGTACTACTCACTACCCATCCTGGCAGGGCGATTCCAAGGACTGATGGATGTTGGAGTGAGCATGGAGCAGGTGAAGGAATCTCCAAATGTCCTCGAGCTCACCACGCAAATCGTGCTTTATCGCATCCAGAAGCTTGCCTCCTATGGGTATCATGTGCAGTCTGGCAGCCTGGATGTTATTGTGGGAACTAAGAAAGACTTTGAGATGAGTTATGGCAAGCTGCAGCTCAGGCAGCAGCGGCCGCTCTTTAACCCCGTGGCTCCTCTCAGATCTGCTGAGGACTGA
- the LOC124054028 gene encoding transcription termination factor 2, mitochondrial-like isoform X2, which yields MLRVTTASLCTYCRRTRLLLPPFAPASTVSSPTKRPENQQTVDSLYKLSVDIRKVRKFKGWVLCESSAYVSETADLLRDMGADTPVIARILETHPEAVLCRPEDVTAQRDLWVSVCPNEHELMSIIEKFPASFFTLTQHDNQRANILYLQSLRLSKRIIGKLMACAPQSFSRPVKLNQEVIQTLRETYLDLGGDEGNLRLWLQKLLSQNPYILLRPAEAWRDSLGFLREQGFTTEELLSLVSRLRASISELQPKAMQQALAYIEGALDCSKDELKQVVLLCPAILYYSLPILAGRFQGLMDVGVSMEQVKESPNVLELTTQIVLYRIQKLASYGYHVQSGSLDVIVGTKKDFEMSYGKLQLRQQRPLFNPVAPLRSAED from the coding sequence ATGCTCAGGGTCACCACTGCCTCCTTGTGCACCTACTGCCGGAGGACAAGgctcctcctgcctccctttGCCCCTGCCTCCACAGTGAGTTCACCCACAAAAAGACCGGAGAACCAGCAAACTGTTGACTCCCTCTACAAACTGTCTGTGGACATCCGAAAGGTACGCAAGTTCAAGGGCTGGGTTCTGTGTGAGAGCTCTGCGTATGTGTCCGAAACCGCCGACCTGCTGAGGGACATGGGTGCGGACACACCAGTGATCGCTCGCATCCTGGAGACTCACCCTGAAGCTGTCCTGTGTCGGCCGGAGGACGTGACCGCCCAGCGAGACCTTTGGGTGTCCGTGTGCCCCAACGAACACGAACTGATGAGTATCATTGAGAAGTTCCCTGCTTCTTTCTTCACATTAACGCAACACGACAACCAACGGGCCAACATCCTTTACCTCCAGAGTCTGCGCCTCAGCAAGAGGATCATCGGCAAACTGATGGCCTGCGCCCCACAGAGCTTCAGTCGACCCGTGAAGCTGAACCAAGAGGTCATCCAGACTCTGAGGGAGACCTACCTGGACTTGGGCGGCGATGAGGGCAACCTACGCCTCTGGCTGCAGAAGCTCCTCAGCCAGAACCCGTACATCCTACTGCGGCCAGCTGAAGCCTGGagggacagtctgggcttcctGAGGGAGCAGGGCTTCACCACAGAGGAGCTCCTCAGCCTGGTCTCGAGGCTCAGAGCCTCCATCTCAGAGCTGCAGCCGAAGGCCATGCAGCAGGCGCTGGCCTACATTGAGGGGGCTTTGGACTGCTCCAAGGACGAACTCAAGCAAGTAGTTCTCCTTTGCCCGGCCATTTTGTACTACTCACTACCCATCCTGGCAGGGCGATTCCAAGGACTGATGGATGTTGGAGTGAGCATGGAGCAGGTGAAGGAATCTCCAAATGTCCTCGAGCTCACCACGCAAATCGTGCTTTATCGCATCCAGAAGCTTGCCTCCTATGGGTATCATGTGCAGTCTGGCAGCCTGGATGTTATTGTGGGAACTAAGAAAGACTTTGAGATGAGTTATGGCAAGCTGCAGCTCAGGCAGCAGCGGCCGCTCTTTAACCCCGTGGCTCCTCTCAGATCTGCTGAGGACTGA